One genomic segment of Nonomuraea coxensis DSM 45129 includes these proteins:
- a CDS encoding glycosyltransferase: protein MRILLWHVHGSWTDAFVRGAHEYVLPLVPGRGPDGRGRAGTYDWPAAAREVPWDRLRDERVDVVVCQRPHEPALAREWLGRDVPAVYVEHNTPAGDVPRTRHPLAGQDAVTLVHVTHFNELYWDNGRAPTRVIEHGVPDPGHLCTGELPRAGVVVNEPVRRARVAGTDLLPRFHERVPLDVFGMKVDGLPYGTYEDLPRYVMHAELARRRVYLHPYRWTSLGLALIEAMHLGMPIVALAATEAIEAVPPEAGVLSTKVHVLADALHDFATDPERAAQAGKAARAAALARYGLDRFLADWDRLLSEV, encoded by the coding sequence GTGAGGATCCTGCTCTGGCACGTGCACGGCTCCTGGACCGACGCCTTCGTCCGCGGCGCGCACGAGTACGTGCTGCCGCTCGTCCCCGGCCGGGGACCCGACGGGCGCGGCCGGGCCGGCACCTACGACTGGCCCGCCGCCGCCCGCGAGGTGCCCTGGGACCGCCTGCGCGACGAGCGCGTGGACGTCGTCGTCTGCCAGCGCCCGCACGAGCCCGCCCTGGCGAGGGAGTGGCTCGGCCGCGACGTGCCCGCCGTGTACGTCGAGCACAACACCCCGGCCGGCGACGTGCCCCGCACCCGCCACCCGCTGGCCGGCCAGGACGCCGTCACGCTCGTCCACGTCACCCACTTCAACGAGCTCTACTGGGACAACGGCCGCGCGCCCACCCGCGTCATCGAGCACGGCGTCCCCGACCCCGGCCACCTCTGCACGGGTGAGCTGCCCAGGGCCGGGGTCGTGGTCAACGAGCCGGTGCGGCGCGCCCGCGTCGCCGGCACCGACCTGCTGCCGCGCTTCCACGAGCGGGTCCCGCTGGACGTGTTCGGCATGAAGGTCGACGGGCTGCCGTACGGCACCTACGAGGACCTGCCGCGGTACGTCATGCACGCCGAGCTCGCCCGGCGCCGGGTCTACCTGCACCCGTACCGGTGGACCTCGCTCGGCCTGGCCCTCATCGAGGCCATGCACCTCGGCATGCCGATCGTGGCGCTGGCCGCCACCGAGGCGATCGAGGCCGTGCCGCCCGAGGCCGGGGTGCTCTCCACCAAGGTGCACGTGCTCGCCGACGCGCTGCACGACTTCGCCACGGATCCGGAGCGCGCCGCCCAGGCCGGAAAGGCCGCCCGCGCCGCCGCTCTGGCGCGCTACGGGCTCGACCGCTTCCTCGCCGACTGGGATCGCCTGCTCAGCGAGGTATGA
- a CDS encoding D-glycero-alpha-D-manno-heptose-1,7-bisphosphate 7-phosphatase yields the protein MFERRRPGAVLFDRDGTLIRDVPYNGDPRRVEPMPGAAEALCRLRRADVPVAVVTNQSGVAKGLLTPDEMDQVNARVEELLGPFDAWAICVHDDGDGCTCRKPAPGLVIRAAAVLDVSPRDCVVVGDIGRDMEAARAAGARGILVPTAVTLPEEIDQAPEVAEDLTDVVDRVLSDAEGPVPAVAAPWARAMGWSRW from the coding sequence GTGTTCGAACGACGACGTCCCGGCGCCGTGCTCTTCGACCGGGACGGGACCTTGATCAGGGACGTGCCCTACAACGGCGACCCGCGCAGGGTCGAGCCCATGCCGGGAGCCGCCGAGGCGCTCTGCCGGCTCCGCCGCGCCGACGTGCCCGTGGCCGTGGTCACCAACCAGTCCGGCGTCGCCAAGGGCCTGCTCACGCCCGACGAGATGGACCAGGTGAACGCCAGGGTGGAGGAGCTGCTCGGGCCGTTCGACGCCTGGGCGATCTGCGTCCACGACGACGGCGACGGCTGCACCTGCCGCAAACCCGCCCCCGGCCTCGTGATCAGGGCGGCCGCCGTCCTCGACGTCAGCCCCCGCGACTGCGTGGTCGTGGGCGACATCGGCCGGGACATGGAGGCGGCGCGCGCCGCCGGCGCCCGCGGCATCCTCGTGCCCACCGCCGTCACCCTGCCCGAGGAGATCGACCAGGCGCCCGAGGTCGCCGAGGACCTGACCGACGTGGTGGACCGCGTCCTCAGCGACGCCGAGGGGCCCGTGCCGGCCGTCGCCGCGCCGTGGGCGCGCGCGATGGGCTGGAGCCGCTGGTGA
- a CDS encoding carbamoyltransferase family protein: MRFLGINAIFHDPAAALVADGRIVAAAEEERFSRRKHGKRPLAFSAWELPEQAAAWCLREAGLAPEDVDAVAYSYDPSLVVRRPEGDWEDLRTTYAVRAPLFLATALPGLDPARVTYVPHHVAHAASAGLASPWRDCAVLVCDGRGENVSHLAGRYRDGGLEVLAAQELPHSLGLMYEDVTEHLGFLRSSDEYKVMAMASYGRPRHLDALREVIRTTGDGGFRVEPVDWDVYAKALPKGAPWTSDHADLAASVQARLEEVLMELARWLHERTGERRLALAGGVALNCVANTRLLREGPFAEVWVQPAAGDSGTALGGALHLAQAYGEPAAPMGTAALGRGFTDEELGAWLDVARVPYTRPADLAAEVAAELAADRIVAWFQGRAEYGPRALGHRSLLAHPGHAANTERLNDVKGREQFRPVAPMVLESRAREVFGRGPVPSPYMLFVHDVRPDWAARIPAVVHVDGTARVQTVSPDAEPLVARMLTEFERRTGLPVVVNTSLNTAGRPMVDDPRDALECFGSAPVEVLVLGPYVVRRQEVFGP; the protein is encoded by the coding sequence ATGAGGTTTCTCGGCATCAACGCGATCTTCCACGACCCGGCGGCGGCGCTCGTGGCCGACGGGCGGATCGTCGCCGCGGCGGAGGAGGAGCGCTTCAGCCGCCGCAAGCACGGCAAGCGGCCGCTGGCGTTCTCCGCCTGGGAGCTCCCCGAGCAGGCCGCCGCGTGGTGCCTGCGCGAGGCGGGCCTCGCCCCCGAGGACGTGGACGCCGTCGCCTACTCCTACGACCCGTCGCTCGTGGTGCGGCGGCCGGAGGGCGACTGGGAGGACCTGCGCACGACGTACGCGGTGCGCGCCCCGCTGTTCCTCGCCACGGCGCTGCCGGGGCTGGACCCTGCGCGGGTGACGTACGTGCCGCACCACGTGGCGCACGCCGCCTCCGCGGGCCTCGCCTCGCCCTGGCGCGACTGCGCGGTGCTGGTGTGCGACGGCCGCGGCGAGAACGTCTCGCACCTCGCGGGCCGCTACCGCGACGGCGGGCTGGAGGTGCTGGCCGCGCAGGAGCTGCCGCACTCGCTCGGCCTCATGTACGAGGACGTCACCGAGCACCTGGGCTTCCTGCGCTCCAGCGACGAGTACAAGGTCATGGCGATGGCCTCCTACGGCCGGCCCCGCCACCTGGACGCGCTGCGCGAGGTGATCCGCACGACCGGCGACGGCGGGTTCCGCGTGGAGCCGGTCGACTGGGACGTCTACGCCAAGGCGCTGCCCAAGGGCGCCCCGTGGACCTCCGACCACGCCGACCTCGCCGCCAGCGTGCAGGCGCGGCTGGAGGAGGTGCTCATGGAGCTGGCGCGCTGGCTCCACGAGCGCACCGGCGAGCGGCGCCTCGCCCTGGCGGGGGGCGTCGCGCTCAACTGCGTGGCCAACACCCGGCTGCTGCGGGAGGGGCCGTTCGCGGAGGTGTGGGTGCAGCCCGCGGCCGGGGACTCCGGCACCGCGCTCGGCGGCGCGCTGCACCTCGCGCAGGCGTACGGCGAGCCGGCCGCGCCCATGGGCACGGCGGCGCTGGGCCGCGGCTTCACCGACGAGGAGCTGGGGGCCTGGCTGGACGTGGCGCGGGTGCCGTACACGCGGCCCGCCGACCTGGCCGCCGAGGTCGCGGCCGAGCTGGCGGCCGACAGGATCGTGGCCTGGTTCCAGGGCCGGGCGGAGTACGGCCCGCGGGCGCTCGGCCACCGGTCGCTGCTGGCGCACCCGGGGCACGCGGCCAACACCGAGCGGCTCAACGACGTCAAGGGGCGCGAGCAGTTCAGGCCGGTCGCGCCGATGGTGCTGGAGTCGCGGGCCCGCGAGGTCTTCGGGCGGGGGCCGGTGCCGTCGCCGTACATGCTGTTCGTGCACGACGTGCGCCCGGACTGGGCCGCCCGCATCCCGGCGGTCGTGCACGTGGACGGCACCGCCCGCGTCCAGACGGTCTCGCCGGACGCCGAGCCGCTGGTGGCGCGGATGCTCACCGAGTTCGAGCGGCGCACCGGGCTGCCGGTGGTCGTCAACACGAGCCTGAACACCGCGGGCCGGCCCATGGTGGACGATCCGCGCGACGCCCTGGAGTGCTTCGGGTCCGCGCCGGTGGAGGTGCTGGTCCTGGGCCCGTACGTGGTGCGGCGCCAGGAGGTGTTCGGTCCGTGA
- a CDS encoding glycosyltransferase family 2 protein, which produces MITVVIPTVGRPTLRETIAAIGSGVPVVVVDDRPGSAVAESVVTDRVASGTVGDGGGSHSREFGMPTVLKHPPAHVRLVRSGGRGPAAARNAGWRAADTPWIVFLDDDVIPEPGWAEALRADLAGLPGDVAGSQGRIVVPLPRDRPPTDGERHTAGLTGASWVTADMAYRRAALEEAGGFDERFPRAYREDADLALRVTRAGHRLVRGARVTRHPVRQDGFWASVRFQRGNADDALMRRLHGPGWRELIGGGRGRLRTHAATTAAGLAALALGALAVRVRGPLVPGVRARLVPALAVTAGAAWAALTAEFAWRRIAPGPRTPDELWRMTVTSVVIPPVACAHRMRGEWKVRR; this is translated from the coding sequence GTGATCACCGTCGTGATCCCCACCGTCGGGCGGCCGACGCTGCGCGAGACGATCGCCGCGATCGGCTCCGGCGTGCCGGTCGTCGTGGTGGACGATCGCCCCGGTTCCGCCGTCGCGGAAAGCGTTGTTACCGACCGCGTCGCGTCGGGTACAGTCGGTGATGGCGGTGGCAGCCACTCAAGGGAGTTCGGCATGCCCACCGTTCTGAAACATCCGCCTGCCCACGTGCGCCTGGTGCGCAGTGGCGGAAGAGGTCCCGCAGCCGCCCGCAACGCCGGATGGCGTGCGGCGGACACCCCCTGGATCGTCTTCCTCGACGACGACGTGATCCCCGAGCCCGGCTGGGCGGAGGCGCTCCGCGCGGATCTGGCCGGCCTGCCCGGCGACGTCGCGGGCAGCCAGGGCCGGATCGTCGTCCCGCTGCCGCGGGACCGGCCCCCCACCGACGGCGAGCGGCACACCGCCGGGCTCACCGGCGCGTCGTGGGTGACCGCCGACATGGCCTACCGGCGCGCCGCGCTGGAGGAGGCAGGCGGCTTCGACGAGCGCTTCCCCCGCGCCTACCGGGAGGACGCCGACCTGGCGCTGCGGGTGACGCGGGCCGGGCACCGGCTGGTGCGCGGCGCCCGCGTCACCCGGCACCCGGTCCGCCAGGACGGCTTCTGGGCCAGCGTGCGCTTCCAGCGCGGCAACGCCGACGACGCCCTCATGCGGCGCCTGCACGGGCCGGGCTGGCGCGAGCTGATCGGCGGCGGGCGCGGCCGGCTGCGGACGCACGCGGCGACGACGGCGGCCGGGCTGGCCGCGCTGGCGCTGGGTGCGCTGGCCGTCCGGGTCAGGGGGCCGCTCGTCCCCGGGGTCCGGGCGCGGCTGGTCCCCGCCCTGGCCGTGACGGCCGGGGCCGCCTGGGCGGCGCTGACCGCCGAGTTCGCCTGGCGCAGGATCGCGCCAGGTCCCCGTACCCCCGACGAGCTGTGGCGGATGACCGTCACCAGCGTGGTGATCCCGCCGGTCGCGTGCGCGCACCGGATGCGGGGGGAATGGAAGGTGCGCCGATGA
- a CDS encoding glycosyltransferase family 9 protein: MSDRTPRAAGGPGGRGRVLVARLDDAGDVLLAGPAVRAVAAHAAEVVFLAGPNGRAAAELLPGVDRVLTWRAPWIDHTPPPVGQEQVDGLVARLRGLDEAVILTSFHQSALPLALLLRLAGVGRITAISNDYPGSLLDVRHRWDESVDVPEAERMLAVARAAGFTPPPGDDGKLAVQHPLPDITAITGHFFGVGAEADKGAYVVVHPGTSAPARNWPAERHRQAVRELVEDGHRVAVTGTERDLTAYVAGDDAADLGGATTLAELAAVIERASVLVAGNTGPAHLAAAVGTPVVSLFAPVVPAARWAPYGVATVLLGDQQAPCRDSRARTCPVPGHPCLSQVTSEQVVKAVRELTQ; encoded by the coding sequence ATGAGCGACAGGACGCCGCGAGCCGCCGGCGGGCCCGGCGGCAGGGGGCGCGTGCTCGTCGCCCGGCTGGACGACGCCGGCGACGTGCTGCTGGCCGGTCCCGCCGTGCGGGCGGTGGCGGCGCACGCCGCCGAGGTCGTCTTCCTCGCGGGACCGAACGGCCGGGCCGCCGCCGAGCTGCTGCCCGGCGTGGACCGCGTGCTCACGTGGCGGGCGCCGTGGATCGACCACACTCCCCCGCCGGTCGGCCAGGAGCAGGTGGACGGGCTCGTCGCCCGCCTGCGCGGCCTCGACGAGGCGGTGATCCTCACCTCGTTCCACCAGTCCGCGCTGCCGCTCGCGCTGCTGCTGCGGCTGGCCGGGGTGGGGCGGATCACCGCGATCAGCAACGACTACCCGGGCTCGCTGCTCGACGTCCGCCACCGGTGGGACGAGAGCGTGGACGTGCCCGAGGCCGAGCGGATGCTGGCCGTGGCGCGGGCGGCGGGGTTCACGCCGCCACCGGGCGACGACGGCAAACTCGCTGTTCAGCACCCCTTGCCGGATATCACCGCGATTACCGGGCACTTCTTCGGTGTCGGCGCCGAGGCCGACAAAGGCGCTTATGTCGTGGTGCATCCAGGGACGTCGGCCCCCGCGCGCAACTGGCCCGCCGAACGGCACCGGCAGGCCGTGCGGGAGCTGGTGGAGGACGGGCACCGGGTCGCGGTGACCGGCACGGAACGAGACCTCACCGCCTATGTCGCCGGCGACGACGCCGCCGACCTCGGCGGCGCGACCACTCTGGCCGAACTGGCCGCCGTGATCGAGCGGGCGAGCGTGCTCGTGGCCGGCAACACCGGTCCCGCGCATCTCGCCGCGGCGGTCGGCACGCCGGTCGTGAGCCTGTTCGCTCCCGTCGTCCCGGCCGCCCGGTGGGCCCCGTACGGGGTCGCGACCGTGCTGCTCGGCGACCAGCAGGCGCCCTGCAGGGACAGCAGGGCGCGCACCTGCCCGGTCCCCGGACACCCATGCCTGTCCCAGGTGACGAGTGAGCAGGTGGTCAAGGCAGTGAGGGAGCTGACGCAGTGA
- a CDS encoding glycosyltransferase codes for MKVDLISEHADPLAAVGGVDSGGQNVYVAALALALAGRGHRVVVHTRRSSPSQPRSVRLAPGVVVQYVPAGPAAPLPKDELPPYMPEFTDFLAERWAIDPPDVAHAHFWMSGQAALQAADGFPVVQTFHALGTVKRRWQGEADTSPAHRIDTEREIGKRADAVLATCGDEVGELCAMGIPEQRIAVVPCGVDLEHFRPDGPKAPRTAGPMILSIGRMVPRKGVDTVIAALRQVPGAELVIAGGGPGDEEAARLRDLAAAYGLEERVHVIGSVPRAHVPALMRAADVLVTVPWYEPFGMVTVEAMACGVPVVASAVGGHLDTVAGCGVLVPPRRPRALARALLDLLGDEHERARVGAAGARRARERYGWPRVAERTEAVYAQVIGGRLCGLEAMGG; via the coding sequence GTGAAGGTCGATCTCATCTCCGAGCACGCGGACCCGCTGGCCGCCGTCGGCGGCGTGGACTCGGGCGGCCAGAACGTGTACGTGGCCGCCCTCGCCCTCGCGCTGGCCGGACGCGGCCACCGGGTCGTCGTCCACACGCGGCGCTCGTCGCCGTCCCAGCCCCGCTCGGTGCGCCTGGCGCCCGGCGTCGTCGTCCAGTACGTCCCCGCCGGGCCCGCGGCTCCCCTCCCGAAGGACGAGCTGCCGCCGTACATGCCCGAGTTCACCGACTTCCTCGCCGAACGCTGGGCGATCGACCCGCCCGACGTCGCGCACGCGCACTTCTGGATGAGCGGGCAGGCCGCGCTCCAGGCCGCCGACGGCTTCCCCGTGGTGCAGACGTTCCACGCCCTCGGCACGGTCAAGCGGCGCTGGCAGGGCGAGGCCGACACCAGCCCCGCGCACCGGATCGACACCGAGCGCGAGATCGGCAAACGCGCCGACGCCGTGCTCGCCACGTGCGGCGACGAGGTGGGCGAGCTGTGCGCGATGGGCATCCCCGAGCAGCGCATCGCGGTGGTGCCCTGCGGCGTGGACCTGGAGCACTTCCGGCCCGACGGGCCGAAGGCGCCGCGCACCGCCGGCCCGATGATCCTCAGCATCGGCCGGATGGTGCCGCGCAAGGGCGTGGACACCGTGATCGCGGCGCTGCGCCAGGTCCCCGGGGCCGAGCTGGTGATCGCCGGCGGCGGCCCCGGCGACGAGGAGGCCGCCCGGCTGCGCGACCTGGCCGCGGCCTACGGGCTGGAGGAGCGCGTGCACGTGATCGGCAGCGTGCCGCGCGCCCACGTGCCCGCGCTGATGCGCGCGGCCGACGTCCTGGTCACCGTCCCCTGGTACGAGCCGTTCGGCATGGTCACGGTCGAGGCCATGGCCTGCGGCGTCCCCGTCGTGGCCTCGGCCGTCGGCGGGCACCTCGACACCGTGGCCGGCTGCGGCGTGCTGGTGCCGCCGCGCCGGCCCCGGGCGCTGGCCAGGGCGCTGCTGGACCTGCTCGGCGACGAGCACGAGCGGGCCCGCGTGGGCGCCGCCGGGGCCAGGCGCGCCCGCGAGCGCTACGGCTGGCCGCGCGTCGCCGAGCGCACCGAGGCCGTCTACGCGCAGGTCATCGGCGGCAGGCTGTGCGGCCTTGAGGCGATGGGGGGGTAG
- a CDS encoding D-sedoheptulose-7-phosphate isomerase, whose translation MDVHLKKLWNTLEKVDDQAAVVRAWGVSLAGALGSGGRLLVCGNGGSAAEAQHLSAELVGRFRDDRRPYAAIALHADTSSMTAIANDFGAEEVYARQVRAHGRPGDVLLCLSTSGSSPNVLAAARAAREGEVLAWAMTGPGPNPLTELCDGAVAVPSEETATVQEVHLAMIHLLCDALEEAL comes from the coding sequence ATGGACGTCCATCTCAAGAAGCTCTGGAACACGCTGGAGAAGGTCGACGACCAGGCCGCCGTCGTACGCGCCTGGGGGGTGTCGCTGGCCGGCGCGCTCGGCTCCGGCGGCCGGCTGCTGGTCTGCGGCAACGGCGGCTCGGCCGCCGAGGCGCAGCACCTGTCGGCCGAGCTGGTCGGCCGCTTCCGCGACGACCGGCGGCCGTACGCGGCGATCGCGCTGCACGCCGACACCTCGTCGATGACGGCGATCGCCAACGACTTCGGGGCCGAGGAGGTCTACGCCCGCCAGGTGCGCGCGCACGGCCGCCCGGGCGACGTGCTGCTGTGCCTGTCCACCAGCGGTTCCAGCCCCAACGTGCTGGCCGCCGCGCGCGCCGCCCGCGAGGGCGAGGTGCTGGCCTGGGCCATGACGGGCCCGGGTCCCAATCCGCTGACCGAGCTGTGCGACGGCGCGGTGGCCGTTCCCTCCGAGGAGACCGCCACCGTGCAGGAGGTGCACCTGGCCATGATCCACCTGCTGTGCGACGCGCTAGAGGAGGCGCTGTAG
- a CDS encoding PfkB family carbohydrate kinase encodes MGPLVVIGDTLLDVDVEGDSGRLCPDAPVPVVDVAAEQARPGGAGLAALLAARDGAEVVLVTAIGEDPDGHRLCGLLSEEVELLRLPLDGGTVRKTRVRSRGQTLVRLDTGDGLARYAPTDAAIEAVRRAGAVLVSDYGRGMARMARELLHGTDVPVVWDPHPRGEQPMPGCSLLTPSEAEARALCPIGWAGPEQAARQLVRRLRARAVAVTTGSHGAALAVEGGPSAHVPPPVQAGGRDACGAGDRFAGAAALALRDGLDVRDAVTIGVGEASRFVERGGAANVKVAEQQLGDRPRTALEVAEFTRANGGRLIATGGCFDLLHAGHVSLLRRARALGDALVVCVNSDDSVRRLKGPQRPVVDVRDRVEVLRALSCVDAVLVFEENTPDRAISLLRPDVWVKGGDYEGEFLPESEVLGRLGAEIVVLSTLPGRSTTNLIREIQ; translated from the coding sequence ATGGGGCCGCTCGTGGTGATCGGCGACACGCTGCTGGACGTCGACGTGGAGGGTGACTCCGGCCGGCTCTGCCCGGACGCGCCGGTGCCGGTGGTGGACGTCGCCGCCGAGCAGGCGCGGCCGGGCGGGGCCGGGCTGGCCGCGCTGCTGGCCGCCCGCGACGGGGCCGAGGTCGTGCTGGTCACGGCCATCGGCGAGGACCCCGACGGGCACCGCCTGTGCGGGCTGCTGTCGGAGGAGGTGGAGCTGCTCCGGCTGCCGCTGGACGGCGGCACGGTGCGCAAGACCAGGGTCCGCTCGCGCGGGCAGACCCTGGTCCGGCTGGACACCGGCGACGGCCTGGCCCGCTACGCGCCGACCGACGCGGCGATCGAGGCCGTCCGGCGGGCCGGCGCGGTGCTGGTGTCCGACTACGGCAGAGGCATGGCCAGGATGGCGCGCGAGCTGCTGCACGGCACGGACGTGCCCGTGGTGTGGGACCCGCATCCGCGCGGCGAGCAGCCGATGCCGGGCTGCTCGCTGCTGACGCCGAGCGAGGCGGAGGCGCGGGCGCTGTGCCCCATCGGGTGGGCGGGGCCCGAGCAGGCGGCCAGGCAGCTCGTCCGCAGGCTGCGGGCGCGGGCCGTGGCCGTGACGACGGGCTCGCACGGGGCCGCGCTCGCCGTGGAGGGCGGCCCGTCCGCGCACGTGCCGCCGCCCGTGCAGGCCGGCGGCCGGGACGCCTGCGGCGCGGGCGACCGCTTCGCCGGCGCCGCCGCGCTGGCCCTGCGCGACGGTCTCGACGTCAGGGACGCGGTGACCATCGGCGTCGGCGAGGCCTCGCGCTTCGTCGAACGCGGCGGCGCCGCCAACGTCAAGGTCGCCGAGCAGCAGCTCGGCGACCGGCCGCGCACGGCGCTGGAGGTGGCCGAGTTCACCCGCGCCAACGGGGGCCGCCTCATCGCCACCGGCGGCTGCTTCGACCTGCTGCACGCGGGCCACGTGAGCCTGCTGCGGCGGGCCAGGGCGCTCGGCGACGCGCTCGTCGTCTGCGTCAACTCCGACGACTCGGTACGCCGCCTGAAGGGCCCGCAGCGGCCCGTCGTGGACGTGCGCGACCGGGTCGAGGTGCTGAGGGCGCTGAGCTGCGTGGACGCGGTGCTGGTGTTCGAGGAGAACACCCCGGACCGCGCGATCTCGCTGCTGCGCCCCGACGTGTGGGTCAAGGGCGGGGACTACGAGGGGGAGTTCCTGCCCGAGTCCGAGGTCCTCGGCAGGCTCGGCGCGGAGATCGTCGTGCTGAGCACCCTGCCGGGGCGTTCCACCACCAACCTGATCAGGGAGATCCAGTGA
- a CDS encoding SDR family oxidoreductase: protein MKILITGGASGLGLATAEAVEKEGWRALVVDVRPPDQRFEHVTADLSDRGEAERAVRELAERAGGLDGVVTAAGIDACGRMEDVPADDWERVVKVNLLGTASVIRAALPYLKHTRGRIVTCASTLGLRPLSDASAYSASKFGVVGLTRALAVELRGEVGVTLLIPGGMRTSFFDGRPDQYKPGPEAGLNDPADVAQTVVFALRQPAGCEVRELVVCPSTETSWP, encoded by the coding sequence GTGAAGATCTTGATTACCGGGGGAGCCTCCGGACTGGGCCTGGCGACCGCCGAGGCCGTGGAGAAGGAGGGCTGGCGGGCGCTCGTCGTGGACGTACGCCCGCCGGACCAGCGCTTCGAGCACGTCACGGCCGACCTGTCCGACCGGGGCGAGGCCGAGCGGGCGGTCCGGGAGCTGGCCGAACGGGCCGGCGGCCTCGACGGCGTCGTCACCGCCGCCGGCATCGACGCCTGCGGCCGGATGGAGGACGTGCCCGCCGACGACTGGGAGCGGGTCGTCAAGGTCAACCTGCTGGGCACGGCGTCGGTCATCCGGGCGGCGCTGCCGTACCTGAAGCACACCCGCGGCAGGATCGTCACCTGCGCCTCGACGCTGGGGCTGCGGCCGCTCAGCGACGCCTCGGCGTACTCGGCCTCGAAGTTCGGCGTCGTCGGCCTCACCCGGGCGCTGGCCGTCGAGCTGCGCGGCGAGGTGGGGGTCACCCTGCTCATCCCCGGCGGCATGCGCACGAGCTTCTTCGACGGCCGGCCCGACCAGTACAAACCGGGGCCCGAGGCCGGGCTCAACGACCCCGCCGACGTCGCCCAGACGGTCGTGTTCGCGCTGCGGCAGCCCGCCGGATGCGAGGTGAGAGAGCTCGTGGTCTGCCCGTCGACGGAGACGTCATGGCCCTAG
- a CDS encoding glycosyltransferase family 9 protein, translating to MALELLALRGLGLGDLLTAVPALRALRQAFPGHRITLAAPRALEALLPLTGAVDGQVDVAGPGPVPMDELPYERPDIAVNLHGKGPQSIEALRGTQPGRLISYGTGPRWRDGVHEVRRWCELLEWHGIPADPTDLTLGISDRSGPAVVHPGASFPARRWPPERFAQVAAALEDVVVTGNEQEVPIARKVGELAGLPPERVLAGRTGLADLIDLVGRARLVVCGDTGVAHLATAFCVPSVVLFGPVSPALWGPPPGWRHVALWAGENGDPHGERPHPGLLKIEVSEVVEAALEVTS from the coding sequence ATGGCCCTAGAGCTCCTGGCTCTGCGCGGGCTCGGCCTGGGCGACCTGCTCACGGCCGTGCCCGCGCTGCGGGCCCTGCGCCAGGCGTTCCCCGGCCACCGCATCACGCTGGCCGCGCCGCGGGCGCTGGAGGCGCTGCTGCCGCTGACCGGCGCGGTGGACGGCCAGGTGGACGTCGCGGGACCGGGGCCCGTGCCGATGGACGAGCTGCCGTACGAGCGGCCCGACATCGCCGTCAACCTGCACGGCAAGGGGCCGCAGAGCATCGAGGCGCTGCGGGGCACGCAGCCGGGCCGGCTGATCAGCTACGGCACCGGCCCGCGCTGGCGCGACGGCGTGCACGAGGTGCGCCGCTGGTGCGAGCTGCTGGAGTGGCACGGCATCCCGGCCGACCCCACCGACCTGACGCTGGGGATCTCCGACCGCAGCGGCCCGGCCGTCGTGCACCCGGGCGCGTCGTTCCCCGCGCGTCGGTGGCCGCCCGAGCGCTTCGCGCAGGTCGCGGCGGCGCTGGAGGACGTGGTGGTGACCGGCAACGAGCAGGAGGTGCCGATCGCCCGCAAGGTCGGCGAGCTGGCCGGTCTGCCGCCGGAGCGGGTGCTCGCCGGGCGCACCGGGCTGGCCGACCTGATCGACCTGGTCGGCCGGGCGCGGCTCGTCGTGTGCGGCGACACCGGCGTGGCGCACCTGGCGACCGCGTTCTGCGTGCCGTCGGTGGTGCTGTTCGGGCCGGTCTCGCCGGCGCTGTGGGGGCCGCCGCCCGGGTGGCGGCACGTGGCCCTGTGGGCCGGCGAGAACGGCGACCCGCACGGCGAGCGGCCGCATCCCGGCCTGCTCAAGATCGAGGTTTCCGAAGTCGTCGAAGCTGCCCTGGAGGTCACGTCATGA